CACGTCTTACATCTTCATTATTAATCGTAGTCTTCAAAGTGATGTATTGTCCAGGAATAAACTGGTAATCATCCTTTAAATTATTTGGAATTTCAAATGCTACAGATACGGTATCTGCAGTTTCCTTTCTAACGTCTTTTACTAGTAATGAATTAAAGTGCATATTTCCATAAAATTTCCCGCAAAAGTATCATTTATGCGCAAAGAGGATTTCTCTTCAACCGTTTCTTTTTATATGTATCAATAATTGAGAATCTTACCATAAATATCAAGGATTAAAATTATCTCCTCGCGCGTATGTATTTTTGTGAAATATTTTATGGGTTTTTGTCATAAAGTTTGCGTATAATATTTTATAAAATTGTGACATAATAAATTTATTAGCAATGACTGAAGAAAAATTAGAACAGAATTTTCAGGATCGGATCGATGCAGAAATGAAAATTGAGCCGAGAGAATGGATGCCGGAAGGGTATCGTAAGCATTTGATCCGTCAGATATCTCAGCATGCACATAGTGAGGTGATTGGAATGCAACCGGAAGGGAACTGGATCACCCGCGCTCCTTCTTTGAGAGCGAAAATGGTGTTGATGGCTAAGATTCAGGATGAAGCCGGTCATGGGTTGTATTTATATAGTGCGTGTGAAACATTGGGTATAAGTAGAGATGAACTTATAGAACAATTGCATTCAGGTAAAGCAAAGTATGCGAGTATATTTAATTATCCAACTTTGAACTGGGCCGATATGGGCGCTGTAGGGTGGTTAGTTGATGGTGCGGCAATCGTAAATCAGGTTTCACTGCAAAGAACATCTTATGGACCTTATTCCAGAGGGATGATCAAAATTTGTAAAGAGGAAAGTTTTCACCAACGTCAGGGATATGAGATTATCGCTAATATGGCTAAGGGAACACCAGAACAAAAGCAAATGGCGCAAGATGCGTTAAATAGATTCTGGTGGCCGTCATTGATGATGTTTGGTCCACATGATTCGGATTCTCCAAATAGCGGAAATGCGATGAAATGGAAAATTAAAAGAGAAAGTAATGACGTATTACGTCAAAGATTCATTGATAAAACAGTTCAGCAAGCTGAAGTAATTGGTTTGACTGTGCCGGATTCGGAATTAAAATGGAATGAAGAAAAAGGAAGTTATGATTCTGGAGAAATAGACTGGGAAGAGTTTTATCAGGTAATTAATGGTAATGGTTTGGCAAATCGTCAACGTGTGGCACAACATAAAAAAGCGCACGATGAAGGTGCCTGGGTGAGAGCTGCAGCCAAAGCCTATTCAGAAAAGCATAAAGAAGTTTTAGTTTAAATACAGGAGATATGTCAGTAGATAATAATCAAGGTCAACTTTGGGAAGTTTTTATTCAATCTAAAAATAACTTGCCATACAAACATGTAGGAAGTATTCATGCTTCAGATAAAAACATGGCATTGCAAAATGCACGTGATTTATACACAAGAAGAGGTGAAGGAAGAGGAATATGGGTTGTGCCATCAAATTGTATCGTTGCTTCTGATCCTGTAGATGAAGCTTCATTTTTTGATCCATCAGAAGATAAGGTGTATCGTCACCCTACTTTTTATGTAATGCCTGAAGGTGCTAAAAATATTTAAGCTATGACGGATAAAGAGATGTTATTCCAATATTGCCTAAGAATGGGAGATACACATAATGTGCTGGCGCATAGAATGGGTGAATGGTGTACCAATGGGCATATTTTGGAAGAAGATATTGCGATGACCAATATTGCTTTAGATCATATTGGAGCAGCACGTGCCTGGTTGACTTACGCAGGTGAGGTTGAAGGTAAAGGACGTACAGAAGACGATTTAGCTTATTTCCGTGATGAGCGAGCATATTTCAATATGTTAATAGCTGAGTTACCAAATGGAAATTTTGCAGATACCATTGCACGTAATTTTATGTTTGATGTATTTTCCGTTTTATATTATTCAGAACTTCAAAATAGTTCTGATGAAACGATTGCCGGGATTGCAGCTAAAGTTTTAAAAGAGGTGAAGTATCATTATAAACATTCTGCCGATTGGGTTTTACGTTTAGGTGATGGAACCGAAGAAAGTCATCAAAAAATGCAAGATGCCATTGATGAAGTTTGGAGATTTACCGGAAACATGTTTGAAATGGATGTGGTTGATCAAACTTTAGCCGATGCAGGTGTTGGAGTAGATGCGTCTGAGTTACAGGCCACGTGGTTAAATCTGGTTCAAAAAACAATCGAAGAAGCTACATTAAAGTTACCGGAAAACAATTACATGATATCAGGAAGTAAAGAAGGAATGCATACAGAAGCATTAGGTCATATGTTGGCGGAAATGCAATCCTTAGCACGTGCCTATCCTGATGCTAAATGGTAAAAAGAAAAAAGATGACAGTAGAAAAAATATCATTAGATACCGTTTGGGAAGTCTTGAATAAGATTCCTGATCCGGAAATTCCTGTCATTTCAATTGTTGAGTTAGGGGTAGTTCGTGATGTGAGCCTTGAGAATGATCAGGTTTTGATCACGATTACCCCAACTTATACAGGCTGTCCGGCCACAAATATTTTTGAAGCTGATATTTTAACTTCTATGAAGGAATTGGGGATAGAGAATGCCCAAATAAAATATCAGTACCAACCCGCCTGGACTACAGATTGGTTATCTGAAGAGTCCAGAGAAAAATTAAGAGTTTACGGAATTGCACCACCAGATGGTAAAACCAGTGATAAAAGATATTTACTTGGCGAAACACCAACGGTTAAATGTGTACAATGTAACTCTGAAAACACCAGAATGATCAGTCCATTCGGTTCAACCGCATGTAAATCCCTATATCAATGCAATGAATGCTTAGAGACATTTGATTATTTCAAGTGTATTTAATCTATAAATAAGTATACCTGATTAAGGTCTATGATCAAATCTCATATGTTTCACACTATCACCAGAATCTCGTAACTCTTCTAGGGCACGAATTCCAATATTGATATGTAAATCCACAAACTTAGAAGTAACGGATTTGTCGCTGGCATCTGTTTTAACCCCGCTTGGAATCATAGGGTTGTCACTGACTAACAATAAGGCTCCTCTAGGAATTTCATTCGCAAAACCAGCAGTGAATAAAGTCGCTGTTTCCATGTCTATTCCGATGGCACGTGCTTCAGTAAGTCGTTTTTTAAATACTTCATCGTGTTCCCAAACTCTACGATTAGTAGTAAAAATAACTCCGGTCCAATAATCTGTTTTGAATTCTTTCATTGCAGAAGAAACGGTTCTTTGGAGCCTGAAAGATGGAAGTGCAGGTACTTCTTGAGGAAGATATTCATTACTGGTGCCTTCTCCACGAATCGCAGCCATAGGAATGATGAAATCACCCAGTGCTGTTTTCTTCTTTAAGCCACCACATTTTCCCAAAAACAGAACGGCCTTGGGCATAATTGCAGATAATAAATCCATGACCGTTGCAGCCATTGCGCTACCCATACCAAAATTGATTATGGTAATATTATCATGGGTTGCGGTTTGCATGGCTTTGTCTTTGCCAATAATTTCTACATTGTATTTATCGGCAAAGATGTTTACATATCCGATGAAGTTGGTCAGTAAAATGTACTCCCCAAAATCTTCGAGGGGAGTACCAGTATATCTAGGTAACCAATTGGCTACGATTTCTTCTTTTGTTTTCATAAAGGGGTTTTAAAAGGGTAGAAAGATATATTATAAATCTTTAGCAGACTCCAGAACTTTGTGCTTTAGACTTTCCATATAATCTTGCAATCTTTTTAAAAGTTTAGGATCATGACTGCCAATCATTTTTGCAGCTAGAATACCAGCGTTTTTGGCGCCATCTAAAGCTACAGTAGCTACAGGAATCCCGCCAGGCATTTGTAAAATTGATAAAACAGAATCCCATCCATCAATAGAATTTCTGGATTTCACAGGAACTCCAATAACTGGAAGTGGAGTTAATGAAGCGGTCATTCCCGGAAGATGTGCCGCACCTCCAGCTCCAGCAATAATCACTTTAAGGCCTCTGTCTACAGCTGTCTTTGCATATTCAAACATAAGCTCTGGGGTTCTATGTGCAGAAACGATATTGATTTCGAAAGGAACTTCAAGTTCGTTTAAGATATCTGCAGCTTCCTGCATAATTGGCAAATCAGATTTGCTGCCCATGATGATTCCAACCTGTGGTTTCATAAATGAATGTTTTTAATTTTTTATAAATAGTTACGCAATTACCTTCAGCGTATTTTTAACTTTTAATGCGATTTCTTTTGCCGTTTCTAACGTTTCCGCCCCAATGGTTACATGTCCCATTTTTCTATATGGTCTGGTAAACTTTTTTCCATACAGGTGAATATGTACTCCCGGCATTTCAAGAACTTCTTTTAATCCTTCGTATTTTGCTTCACCATCATAACCTTGCTCCCCCAATAAATTGACCATAACAGATGGTTCTACCATTCTCGTGTCCCCAAGTGGAAGATTTAAAACACTTCTCATGTGCTGTTCAAATTGAGAAGTTACATTTCCTTCAATACTTTGATGTCCACTGTTGTGCGTACGTGGTGCAATTTCATTTACAAGTACCTGTCCATCTTTTGTTACAAACATTTCTACAGCAAGCAGGCCAACAATTTGCGTTTTCTCAACAAGATTTTCTGCGATTTCACGGGCTTTGGCTTCTATTTCTTTAGCTACATTAGCCGGAGCAAATAAGAAATCAACCAAATTGGCCACAGGATCGAATTCTAATTCAACGACTGGATAAGATTTTACTTCTCCATTCTCGTTTCTGGCTACAATTACACTGATTTCTTTATCAAAGTCTACAAACTTTTCTAAAACAGAAGGTGCATCAAAAGCATTGTCCAACTGTGCAGGATCTTTTAGCGGAGTAACCCCTTTGCCATCATAACCACCCTTTCTCATTTTTTGCATGAATGGAAATTCATCGACATATTGTTGAATTCCAGCTTTGTCTTCTACCAAATAATAATCAGATGTAGGTATTTGGTGCTTGGCATAAAATTCTTTTTGAAGTCCTTTATCCTGGATCATCTTCAGAATCGATGGCTGCGGAAAAACTTTAATTCCTTCATCCTCCAACTTTTGAAGCGCATCGGTATTCACATGTTCAATTTCTATGGTAATCAAATCCTTGTCTTTACCAAAATTGTAAACTGCATCAAAATCCTTTAAATCACCATTTTGGAAAGTTGTTGCAATGTTTTTGCACGGTGCATTTGGATCAGGATCTAAAATATGGACATCCAGATTGTAATTAACAGATTCTTGAATGAACATTCTGCCAAGTTGCCCTCCTCCGAGGATACCTAGTTTAAACTTACTTGAAGTAAATGAATTTTGCATGTGAATTTGGAAATCTAAAAGCCGCAAAGATACGTATTCATGAATTTATTACCCTCAAGATTAGGTAAAGTTGTACTTTTGCTCTCCGAATTTTGAAAATGGGTACAATTAAGATCCACGATAAGAGTTTTACAGCTTCCATTTCTGAAGCTGATATTTTACAAAGAGTAAAAGAAATCGCTGCGGAGATCAGCGAAAATTGCAAGTATAAAAATCCTCTTTTTTTAGCGGTATTAAACGGTAGCTTCATGTTTGCTGCTGA
This genomic interval from bacterium SCSIO 12643 contains the following:
- the purE gene encoding 5-(carboxyamino)imidazole ribonucleotide mutase, translated to MKPQVGIIMGSKSDLPIMQEAADILNELEVPFEINIVSAHRTPELMFEYAKTAVDRGLKVIIAGAGGAAHLPGMTASLTPLPVIGVPVKSRNSIDGWDSVLSILQMPGGIPVATVALDGAKNAGILAAKMIGSHDPKLLKRLQDYMESLKHKVLESAKDL
- a CDS encoding AMP nucleosidase, yielding MKTKEEIVANWLPRYTGTPLEDFGEYILLTNFIGYVNIFADKYNVEIIGKDKAMQTATHDNITIINFGMGSAMAATVMDLLSAIMPKAVLFLGKCGGLKKKTALGDFIIPMAAIRGEGTSNEYLPQEVPALPSFRLQRTVSSAMKEFKTDYWTGVIFTTNRRVWEHDEVFKKRLTEARAIGIDMETATLFTAGFANEIPRGALLLVSDNPMIPSGVKTDASDKSVTSKFVDLHINIGIRALEELRDSGDSVKHMRFDHRP
- the paaA gene encoding 1,2-phenylacetyl-CoA epoxidase subunit A — protein: MTEEKLEQNFQDRIDAEMKIEPREWMPEGYRKHLIRQISQHAHSEVIGMQPEGNWITRAPSLRAKMVLMAKIQDEAGHGLYLYSACETLGISRDELIEQLHSGKAKYASIFNYPTLNWADMGAVGWLVDGAAIVNQVSLQRTSYGPYSRGMIKICKEESFHQRQGYEIIANMAKGTPEQKQMAQDALNRFWWPSLMMFGPHDSDSPNSGNAMKWKIKRESNDVLRQRFIDKTVQQAEVIGLTVPDSELKWNEEKGSYDSGEIDWEEFYQVINGNGLANRQRVAQHKKAHDEGAWVRAAAKAYSEKHKEVLV
- the paaB gene encoding 1,2-phenylacetyl-CoA epoxidase subunit B; this encodes MSVDNNQGQLWEVFIQSKNNLPYKHVGSIHASDKNMALQNARDLYTRRGEGRGIWVVPSNCIVASDPVDEASFFDPSEDKVYRHPTFYVMPEGAKNI
- the paaJ gene encoding phenylacetate-CoA oxygenase subunit PaaJ translates to MTVEKISLDTVWEVLNKIPDPEIPVISIVELGVVRDVSLENDQVLITITPTYTGCPATNIFEADILTSMKELGIENAQIKYQYQPAWTTDWLSEESREKLRVYGIAPPDGKTSDKRYLLGETPTVKCVQCNSENTRMISPFGSTACKSLYQCNECLETFDYFKCI
- the paaC gene encoding phenylacetate-CoA oxygenase subunit PaaC → MTDKEMLFQYCLRMGDTHNVLAHRMGEWCTNGHILEEDIAMTNIALDHIGAARAWLTYAGEVEGKGRTEDDLAYFRDERAYFNMLIAELPNGNFADTIARNFMFDVFSVLYYSELQNSSDETIAGIAAKVLKEVKYHYKHSADWVLRLGDGTEESHQKMQDAIDEVWRFTGNMFEMDVVDQTLADAGVGVDASELQATWLNLVQKTIEEATLKLPENNYMISGSKEGMHTEALGHMLAEMQSLARAYPDAKW
- a CDS encoding 5-(carboxyamino)imidazole ribonucleotide synthase is translated as MQNSFTSSKFKLGILGGGQLGRMFIQESVNYNLDVHILDPDPNAPCKNIATTFQNGDLKDFDAVYNFGKDKDLITIEIEHVNTDALQKLEDEGIKVFPQPSILKMIQDKGLQKEFYAKHQIPTSDYYLVEDKAGIQQYVDEFPFMQKMRKGGYDGKGVTPLKDPAQLDNAFDAPSVLEKFVDFDKEISVIVARNENGEVKSYPVVELEFDPVANLVDFLFAPANVAKEIEAKAREIAENLVEKTQIVGLLAVEMFVTKDGQVLVNEIAPRTHNSGHQSIEGNVTSQFEQHMRSVLNLPLGDTRMVEPSVMVNLLGEQGYDGEAKYEGLKEVLEMPGVHIHLYGKKFTRPYRKMGHVTIGAETLETAKEIALKVKNTLKVIA